ACGGGCCGCCGTTGCTCATCGACTGTCTGTCGCTGTGGCTGACCGACGCCATGGACTCCGTGGGGGCGTGGGACGACACGGAGTGGGGGGACGGCGGGGAGAAGCAACTGCGGGAGCGGGTACGGGAGTTGACCGCTGCTGTGCGGGCCACCCCGCGGACCCTCGTCGCCGTGTCCAATGAAGTCGGCTCGGGGATCGTGCCGGCGACCGCGTCCGGGCGCCGGTACCGGGATGAGCTGGGGCGGTTGAACGCCGCGATCGCCGGTGAGTGCGAGCACGTGTTGCTGGTGGTGGCGGGGCAGGCGCTCGCCCTGCGCGGCTAGGGCTGTTTCTAGAACTGCTGTTTTCTGCGGGCGATCACGCGGTGCGGGGGCGGGAGCCGGTCCTGGAAGCCCCGGTGTTCGGTGACCAACTCGCAGTCGTGGGGCTCCAGTTGGGCGCGCAGGGTGTCCGGGTGACCTTCCAGGAGGAGGAGGCCGGCGGGGCGCAGGACCGTGAGGGCCGCGCGGAGTTCGGCGTCGGGGTCGGGGGCCGGGGAGCGGTCGCGCAGGAGGGTGACCACGTCGTAGCGGGAGTGGAGGGCGGTCGTGATGTGCGGGTCCGTGAGGTGGCCGGCGTAGGCCTCCTCGATGCGTTCGGCGGCGCGGGCGCGGACGACTCGGGGGGTGGGGTCGACGCCGTCGAAGGACGTGTACGGGAAGAGGGCCTTCGCGGTTTCCGGGAAGTGGGCGTCGCCGGTGCCGACGTCGAGCCAGCTCTCCGGTTCGGGGAGGAGCCGGAGGATCGCGCGGGCCAGTGCGCGGTGGCGGCGGTACGCGTCGAGGGTGCTGACGCGCGTGCTGACGCGGGTGCGCAGGCTGTTCATGGGCGGCTCCCGGAGTCGTACGGCAAAACGGTGCAAACCGATACGTACGGGATCTAGATCTTGAGGGCAAGGACGTCCGGGGCGCGTGGTGGCCATGTGGCGCTGTCGCGTTCGATCGCTGCCGGTACTGTTCGGCGAATGAGCTCGCTTAATCTCGACGACTTCACCGATCTGATCGAGCGCCCCGACGGCGGTGTGCGCCGCGACGCGGAGGCCCGCCGCGAACGTCAGATCGTGCCGCCCGGGTCGCTGGGCCGACTCGACGACCTGGGTGAGTGGCTGGCGGCGGCGCAGGGCGCCGTGCCGGTACGGCCGGTCGAACGGCCGCGTGTGGTCTTGTTCGCGGGCGACCACGGCATCGCCGAACTCGGCGTGTCGGCCCGGCCGGCGGGCAGCGCCGGGGAGTTGGTGCGGTCGGTGCTGGAGGGCGGCAGCCCGGCGGCGGTGCTCGCGCGGCGGCTCGGGGTGCCGGTGCGGATCGTGGACATGGGCCTGGACTGCGATCCCGGCGCGCTGCCGGACGCGGTCGTGAAGCACCGCGTACGGCGGGGCAGCGGGCGCATCGACATCGAGGACGCGCTGACGCTGGAGGAGGCGGCGGCCGCGTTCGAGGCGGGGGTCGCCGTCGCGAACGAGGAGGCCGACTCCGGTACGGATCTGGTGGTCCTCGGCGATGTGAGCGTCGGCGGTACGACGCCTGCCTCCGTGCTGATCGCGGCGCTGTGCGGGACCGATGCCTCCGTGGTCACCGGGCGCGGCGGGCTCGCGATCGACGACCTCGCGTGGATGCGCAAGTGCGCGGCGATCCGGGACTCGCTGCGGCGGGCCCGGCCGGTGCTGGGCGACCAGTTGCAGCTCCTCGCGACGGTGGGCGGCGCCGACCTCGCCGCGATGACCGGGTTCCTGCTGCAGAGTGCCGTACGGAAGCTGCCGGTGATCCTGGACGGGGTCGTGGCCGCCGCGTGCGCGCTGGTGGGTCAGCGGGTCGCGTTCCGGGCGCCGGACTGGTGGCTCGCCGGGCAGAACAGCGGCGAGCCGGGCCAGGCGAAGGCCCTGGACCGGATGGCCCTGGAGCCCCTCCTCGACCACGGCGTGACGGTGGGAGAAGGCGCGGGCGCGCTGCTGGCCCTGCCGCTGGTGCAGGCCGCGGCGGCGCTGGCCGCCGAACTCCCGCTCAAGCCGGAGAAGTTGGACGAGTCCGCCGAGCCGGAGGAGTCCGCGGAGGACGAGAAGCCGGTCGATCTCGCGGTGGAGAACTCCGAGGAGTGACGGGGCCCGGTCGTCGCGGCGGCCGTTGCGGCGGCGGATAAGAACCGTTCGTCGCGACAACGCCCATATGATCCTCCTTCATGGGAGATGTCCGGGTCGGGCCCGTTCAGGAACGTCATAGCTCAGGCGCCTCGCGGCGGGCCGCGGCCTTCGCCGTCTGGTATCTGCGGGCCGTCGCGTTCATCAACTTCCTCAGCGCGGCGTGGGTTTCGCTGGGGCAGGACGTACGACGGCACAACCAGGAGAACTTCTTCACCCCGTACCTGCTGACGGCGGGCTTCGCGTCCGGGGTGTTCACGGCGTTCCTCGCCATCACCATGCGGCGCCGCAAACGCGCCGCGTGGATCCTGAACCTGGTGGTCAGCGGGCTGTTCCTGGCGCTGTTCGGGTTCGCCATGTCGTTCCAGGAGATCCGCCAGTACCCGCAGAACTGGATCTCCCTGGTACTGACCGCGGCCTTCGTCGGCGCACTCATCGTGGGGCGGCGGGAGTTCTACGCGAAGGGCGACCGGTCCAACCCCCGGCTCGCCGCCGTCGTCGCCGTCGGCGGCACCCTGGCCGCCTCACTGCTCGCCGCGCTGCTGGTGACGGTCACCAACCAGGCGCACGACGCGTCCCGTTCGACGTTCGTGGAGCGCTGGCGCTACGGCGCCTTCCGGCTGGTGTCCATCGCCGCCCCGGAGAATCGCTTCCCCGGCATCTGGACCCCGAACTGGGTCAACGTCGTCATCAACGTGCTCAGCACGGTCCTGGTCCTCGCCGTGTTCTACGCCGCGTTCCGCTCCCGGCGCGCCGTCGACCCGCTCACCGAGGACGACGAGAAGAAGCTGCGGGCGCTCCTTGAACGGCAGGGCGAACGGGACTCGCTCGGGTACTTCGCGCTGCGCCGGGAGAAGAGCGTGGTGTGGTCGCCGACCGGCAAGGCGGCCGTCGCGTACCGGGTCGTGGGCGGGGTGTCGCTGGCCTCCGGCGACCCGATCGGGGACCCGGAGGCGTGGCCCGGCGCGATCGAGCCCTGGCTGGCGGAAGCCCGCGTTCACGGATGGATTCCGGCCGTCATGGGCGCGAGCGAGGAGGCGGGCACGGTCTACGCGCGGCACGGGCTCGACGCCCTCGAACTCGGGGACGAAGCCCTCGTCGAGGTAGCCGAGTTCACCCTCGAAGGACGCGCCATGCGGACCGTACGGCAGGCCTACAACCGCGTGAAGCGGGCCGGATACACCGTTCGCATCCGCCGCCACGAGGACATTCCGGCCGAGGAGATGGCGTATCTGCTGAAGCGCGCGGACGACTGGCGCGACGGGGCCACCGAACGCGGGTTCAGCATGGCGCTGGGACGGCTCGGGGACCCCGACGACGGGCGGTGCGTGATGCTCGAATGCACCGACGGGGACGGTGAGTTGAGGGCGGTGCTGTCCTTCGTGCCATGGGGTCCGCACGGACTGTCGCTGGACCTGATGCGACGCGACCGCGACTCAGACAACGGGCTGATGGAGTTCATGGTGATCGAACTCCTGCGCCGCGCCCAGGAGATCGGGATCACCCAGGTGTCGCTCAACTTCGCCATGTTCCGCTCGGTCTTCGAACGTGGGGCGCGGATCGGTGCCGGGCCGGTGCTGCGGCTGTGGAGGTCGCTCCTCAGCTTCTTCTCGCGCTGGTGGCAGATCGAGTCGCTGTACCGCGCCAACGCCAAGTACCGGCCCATCTGGGAACCCCGGTTCCTGCTCTTCGAGAAGAGCGCGGACCTGCTGCGCATCGGCCTCGCGGCGGCGCGCGCGGAAGGGTTTCTGGGGGCCTGTCGTCGGATTCCCGTCGTCCGCCCGGAGGGCGGGCCCGGAGGCGTCTGGTGCGTGCGATCGCAAGGCGCCGGAGCGCCCTCGTGGCGGAGCCACGTGGGCGGTTCGGCAACGCGGCGAGCGTGCGTGCCAGACCCCTCCGGGCAGGCGGGAATCCGACGACAGGCCCCGCGGCGCCGGGACTGCCGAAGTGGCTGCACCGCAAGCACCTGGAGACGCACAGATGAACCGCCTCGCCCGCTGGGCCCGCGCCGAATGGGGACTGCTCTACGTCACCGTGCGCGAGCCGCTGCTGAAGCGGCGCTGGCGGGCGATCCCGATGACGGTCGGGGCGGTGCTGCTGACCGCGGTGCTCCAGTTCGTGCAGAACCAGTCCTGGGGCTACCGGTTCGTGCAGGACACGGGCGCGGTACGGGCCGTGGACCCGCTGTGGCTGGCTCTGCTCCGCACCCCGCTCTCCCTCTTCGTCCCGGCACTGGACCTCCCCGTATGGGGCGCCCTCGCCCAGATCCTCTTCGTGTTCGGCATCGCGGAGATCTCCCTCGGCCGCTGGCGCACGCTCGTCATCGCCTACGCCGCGACCCTCGCCGGCACGCTCTACGCCCGCCTCGGCATCTGGCTCGGCTTCGACAACCCGTTCGGGCTGCCCAGCTCGGACCGCCTGGTCGTGGACACGGGTCCGTCCGCGGCGGTGGTCGGCCTCGCGGTGTTCGTCGCGTGGCGCTACGGCGCGTACGCGACCGCGCTGGCGGTGACCGGGGCGATGGCCATCGAGGTGCTGCTGAAGGGGAACCTCGCGGGCAAGGAGCACCTCGCGGCGATCATCGCGGTGGGGGTGCTGTGTCTGGCTTCGGCTCTACGGCATCGCAGGTGGACGGTTCGGTAGGTGGAGCGGGGCTCGCTCAGCGGTGCCCGGGAATCCGTACCGGCTCCGGATCCGGCTTGCCCCCGATCCAGTCCTGGACCTTGCGGCGCGGGCCCGCCCAGCGGCGGTCGTGGTGGTAGGCGCGGAGGGTGGAACGGGCTCGGGCGCGGTGGCGGCGGTTGCGGTAGAAGCGCTTGGCCCAGGGGGAACCCGGGCGGGCCAGGCGGATCGCGCCGACGAGGGCGACCAGCGGGACGAGGATGCCGAAGACCGCGGTGCGGGCCTTGCCCTTGCTCAGCGCGATGAGGGAGAACAGGAAGTTCACGGCGACGCTGACGATCACTCCGGCGCGGTCGTGGAGTTCGGAGGCGGTGAGGTCGTTGACGCCGAAGGGTGAGAAGCCGGCGAGCACGAAGCCGACCAGGGCCGCCGTGAGCACCACCGCCTCGACGCTCTTGCGGCCCGCCTCGGTCCAGTACACGTCGTCCAGGTAGAGGATCAGCGCGAACTCGTCCAGGACCAGGCCCGCGCCCATCCCGAAGACGATCGCGAACAGCGCCGATCCGACGCCGTAGCGGGTGCTGGCCACCGCGCCGAAGCCGCCCAGGACGCTGAGGACCACGCCGGGGACCACGTGGTGGATGTGTACGTCGCCGGCCTTGATGTTGCCGAAGGGGCCCTTGCCGGCGCGGATCAGGCGGGTGATGACCCGGGTGATGAGGAAGGTCAGGACGAAGGCGGTCAGCGCGAGGAGGAGCGGGAGTTTGCCCGGCTCGACGATGTTGCGGTGCAGCCAATGTCCCATATGCGCACTTTAGCTACGGCCCGCTCGGGTGCCCTCCCGATCGGCGGGTAATCTGCGCCGGTGTCCAAGACCTCGCCCCTTGACGGCCTCCGCTTCGCGTTCGGCACGCTGACTGTTCTTCCGGTCAGGGTGACCCGCTGGGATCGGGAGGCCGCGCGTGCCGGGATGCTGGCGGCGCCGGTCGTGGGGGTGGTCGTCGGTGGGTGTGCGGCCGGCCTTGGGCTGCTGCTTCTGTTTCTCGGGGCGAGTCCGCTGCTTGCCGCCGTCGGGAGCGTGGCCGTGCCTGCGGTTCTTACTCGGGGGCTGCATCTGGACGGGCTTGCGGATACCGCCGATGGGCTTGGTAGCGGGAAACCCGCCGAGGATGCGCTGCGGATCATGAAGCAGTCGGACATCGGGCCGTTCGGGGTGCTCGCTCTTGTCTTTGTGGTGCTGGGGCAGGTGGCTGCGCTCTCTCAGCTCTACGGCGACTCGTGGGCGCGGGGTGCGGTCGGGGCCGTTGTCTCGGGGGTCGCGGCTCGGTTGGCGCTGACGTTGGCCGCGCGGGCGGGGGTGCCTGCGGCTCGGCCTGAGGGGTTGGGGGCGGCGGTCGCCGGCGTGGTGCCGGTTCGCTGGGCGCTGGGCCTGGGGGTGGGGGTCGTGGTCGTGGGTTGGGCGTTCGGGGCGGCTCTGGGGATCTATGGGGTCGGCCCCGCGTTTGTTGTCGCCCTGATCGTCGGTGAGCTGCTTCTGCGGCACTGTAGGCGGCGGTTTGGTGGGGTTACGGGGGACGTGTTCGGGGGGCTTGCGGAGAGTGCGGCTACGGCTGCGGTCGTGGTGCTTTCGGTGGGTGGGTGAGTGCGGGTGCGTGGGGGCTGGTCGCGCCCACGCGGCGGTAGCCGCACATCAAATACAGCCCCGCGCCCCTAGGTGGGTTGCCCTTGGGCTTGTTTCAGCAGGAGCGGCGCCATGCTCCCAGCTCGGGCTTCTTCAGTAGTGAACTGAGCTTCAAGTGGCGGGAGTTGGGGCAGAAGCGGGCTGTCGGGAGTTCGTATTCGACGTGGAAGACGGCCTTGTTCGCCTTGATGAACGGGGTCAGGGTGTCGCACTCGTCGTACTGGGCGCACTGTTCGTTGACCGCGAAGTCGAAGTCGCTCACCAGGGCGGGGATCTGGTCCAGGTCGTTCTTCAGGCCGACGGACATGCCCCGGGCGTGGGCCAGCTTGGCGATGAGGCGGTTGTAGCGGAGTTGGTCGGCCGCTTTGAGGGGGAAGCCGGTGTCGTTCCGGTAGCCGTCCATGTTGTCCGGCTCCACCGCGTCGAAGCCCTTCTCCTTGCACATGTCGAGGCGGGCCGCCATCAACGGCTCCAGGACGTCCGTGCGGCGGATGTCCAGCCAGCGTTCGCCCTTCCAGCCGTTGCCCTTGCCCAGGACCGACTTGGGGAACTTCTTCGCGTCGGGGCGGAAGTCCTCCCAGGCGCCGGTCGAGATGTAGCAGATGACCTTGCGGCCCTTGGCGTGCAGCGCGGTCACCGTCGCCTTGGAGTGGTCGAAGCCGTCGATGTCGTAGACGGGGACGTCGACGGAGGTGTCCAGGCGGCCGCTCAGTTGCCACTGCCAGGCCACGCCCGGGCGGGGTTGCCAGCGCGTTCCCGAGTCCGGGGTGGGGGTCGGCTTGTCGTCGGAGGTCGACGTGCAGCCCGCGAGGAGCAGGAGGAGCAGGGCTGGCAGCAGGGTGGGGCGTCTCACTGAAGGGGCTCCAGGGTGTGGGGCAAAGTACCCCACGGATGATCTCCTACGCCCGGTACCGCGCAGTGCACCGAGGCCCCTCGGGCTCGGGCCTCCGCTTCGAAGGCGACGTCGGACGGGACGCCGTGGACGAGGTGGCCGAAGCGGATTCCTGTGGTGCCGCGCCAGGACTGGGGCGGTAGACGGCGGTACGTCGTCCAAGGGCCCTCGAAGGTCACGAGGACGTCGGCTATCCGGGCGTACGACGGGTGCGGGGTCGTGCCGTGGTTCAGGACGAGCGTGGCGCAGCCTGTGCCCCAGGCCGCCGTGGCGATGCGTTGGTAGTGCCTGAACTCCTTCTGGTCCGCCGCCACTTGGTCCAGGAATGCGCCGTCCGTGCCGTACCAGTCCCGGTAGTGGGTCAGGTCCTTCACCACGTCCGCGTACGGGCGGCGGCCGTAGTCCGTGTCCGTGTAGCCGAGCAACCTCACCTCCGCAGCGCGGAGTTGGGACGCCACCTCGGCGAAGGCCGGGTCCGGGGCTTCGCCGGGGCCGCTGGCCGGGTTGAGGACCACGGCGTAGAGGCGGGGGGCCGCCGCCACGATCGCGGCCCATTCCGCGGGGCGGACGGTCGGGTGTTCGTAGTACGGAACCAGCAGTTGGCTCATCTGTGGGCCGTCACCCTGCCCAACAGGCCGCAGATCAGGGCCGCTTGGACCAGGGCCGCGGTGCCGTTCACGTACAGGGCGATCCAGTGCGGGCCGGCTGCGTGGGTGAGGAGAGCCAGCGTTTGGGCCGCTGCCGCTGTGCAGCAGATCGCCGCCGCGCCCATGACCGCGCCGAAGGACTGCAGGAGCAGGCCCGTCCACAGGACCGTGCCGAGGACGAGCAGGGCGGCGAGGCTTACTCCGTCGAGGGCTGGGGTGTGGGGCCAGAGGGTGGTTGCGAGGAAGGTCAGGGCGGAGAGGGCGGCCAGGTAGGTGGTCAGGCAGAGGGTGAGAGTTGTGCCTGTGGTGCGCCAGAAGGCTTTTGGGGTGCGGCTGTTGCGCAGGCCGGTGAGACTGCCGCTGCGGAAGCGGTAGAGGAGCCATTCGGCTGGGCCCATGCTCAGGGTCAGGGCTACCGCGGCGACCGCGCTGCCGCTCAGGGCGGCGTGGAGGACGAGGGCGCCGCTGCCTAGGCCGAACAGGGCGTAGGGGAGGGAGGCTGTCAGTCGGGGGGACATTGTTGTTTTTTGTCTGCGGGTGCGTGGGGGCTGGTCGCGCCCACGCGGCGGTAGCCGCACATCAAATACAGCCCCGCGCCCCTTAAGGGCGAGGCCGTCAGGCCTTACTTCAAGTAGAGCGAGTGTCGTCACCGCCAGCAGGGAGCCCAGCAGCAAGGTCAGTCTCAGCGCGTCCGGAATCGGCTGAAGCATGGCCACGACCGCGACCGCCGTCATCGGCAACAGCGTTGCCAGCAGGGCTCGTTCGCGGCCCATGACCAGTAGGACCGTGGCTGCGCCCAGGTAGCAGGATTGGCCTGCCGCGAACGCTACGGCCGCCGGGTGGGCCGTGCCCGCTACCGCGAGGGCTACCGAGGCGCCCAGGAGTGCGCCCAAAGGGGCGCCGGTGAGGAGGCTGTGGCGGGCCGCCGGTTTGTCGCCCAGGCCGAGCCAGGAGTACGCGCGGTGGGCCAGGCCCTGGTTCCAGGTCCAGCCGACCAGGGCGCTTGCCAGGAGGGGGAGGGTGCCTGCGGGGAGGCTGAAGGACTCGGGGTCACCGACCAGCAGGGGTTCCCCGAGGACGTAGCCGAAGCCGGGGAGGGCGAAGACCACGCCTCTCAACAGGCAGCCGAGCAGGCCTACTTGCCAGGGGTCGTGGACGGGGCCGTCCGGTTCCGGGAAGCGGCGGGTTACGCGTTCGTACAGCTCCTCCGCCAGGGCGAAGGAGTTCTTGACGCCGTAGCGCTCGCGTATCTGGTCGTCCGACATGCCGTCGGACTCCAGGAGGGCCGCTATCTCGTCGGGGTGCACGGCCGCGGCGACGAACTCGTCGAGGCGGTCGGCGAGTTCGTCGATCGGGTCCGGCTCGGCCCAGCTCGGTGAGGGGCGTTGCCTGGGGATGCCGGGGACGGTGTCCGAACTCGCCCCGGCGGCAGCCAGATGGAACCTGTCACCAGTCCGTCCCGTCCGTGGCGACTGCCTTGTACCACGGATCGCGCAGTTCGGCGGTCCAGTCGGCGACGGTCTCGACCGTGGGCTCGTACACCTCGGGGCGGCCCGCGAGCTCCTGGTAAATAGTCCGGAAATTATCCACCGAGCGACGCAACGTAAAGCGCTCGATAACCCTCTGGCGGGACAACTCCCCCAATTTCAGGCGGCGTTCGTCGTCACGGAGGAGGGTGAGAGCGGCGGCGGCCATCTTCTCCGGCTCGCGCGGCGGGACGACGAGGCCGGTGTCGCCTACCGCCTCGCTCACTCCGCCGACGTCGGTCGAGACGGTCGTACGGCCGCAGGACATGGCCTCGATGATGGAGAAGGGGAAGCCTTCGGAGATCGAGGACAGCATGACCACGTGACCGGCCGCGTACGCGCGCCAGACCTCGCTGATGCGGCCCTCGAAGGTGACGCCGTCGGTGACGCCCAACTCGGCCGCGAGCTTCTCGAGTCTGGTGCGGTAGGCCTCGCCGCCGGGCGGGACCGGGCCGAACAACCGCAGCCTGGTTTCCGGGAGTTCGGCACGGACCGCCGCATACGCGCGTAGAAGTGTTTCAAGATCCTTGATGGGGTCCACGCGGCCGCACCAGGAGAGGGTGGGGATCTCCGGTTCGGGGCCCGCGTGCGGGAAGGCGGCCGGGTCGACGCCGTTGTAGACCGTGCGGATCTTGTCGGCGTCGGCGCCGCCGCGCTCCTCCCAGCGGCGGTTGTACTGGTTGCACGGGGTGATCAGGTCGGCGGCCTTGTACCCGTGGGAGTTCAGCTCGCGGTAGAAGCCGAGCATGAACGCCTTCACAGGCCAGCGCTGGCCGTCGCGGCGGTAGCCGAGGTAGCGCTCGCGCAGGTAGATGCCGTGCTCGGTGAGGAGGAAGGGCACTCCGTCGAGCTTCTTCGCGGCGAGCGCGGGCAGGGTCGCGAGGCCGCTGCTGACGGCGTGCGCGACGCAGTCCTCCGGTATTCGGACGCCGAGCGGGCGAAGTGCGTGTTCCAGCAGGTCGGTTGCGGTGAGCGCGTCGTGAACTGTGGGGCGGGCGGCGGCCGTTGCCAGGTGCGGCATCGTCCATATCCACATCAGCGAGCGCAGCGCCGTCTCGGTGCGCAGGGCCGCCGACAGGCGTCCTTGGCGGGCGAGTTGGGCCAGCTCGTAGAGGCTCTCGCCGAAGTCGCAGTGCGCCTCGGGGTCGAGGAAGGAGAGCAGGAACCGTTCGTAGGAGTCGACGAAGCGGCGGCGGGCGGCGCCGTACAGGCCGTGCCGGTGGCGGCCGGGGCGCGGGCCCCAGGTGGGTACGGACGTGTGCCGGTAGACGTTGGACGGCAGCTCCCAGGTCACGGGTTCGCGACCGCTGCCGGTGAGGGACAGGATGTGGAAGTCGACCTCGGGCATGCCCTTGACGAGCTGGTCGCACCAGGTGCTGACCCCGCCGTGGACGTGCGGATAGGTGCCTTCGGTGAGCATGGTGACATGACGGCCTGTACGCATGGCTGTGCCACTCCCCCCAATTGGCGGATGGTGTGGGGGAACTGCTGACCGGCCCCCGACCGCGGGCTCGTCGTGGCTGGTCGCGCAGTTCATCGCGCCCCTTTAGGGCGTGTCCTATGGCAGGTTGAGAGTGAGAGCGGTCTGCGTAAGTTCCGGCGTGGTCCAGGCCGAGCGCTCTCCCGCGTACGGCGTCCCGAACGCGGTGGTGCCGAGAGGCAGTTGCTTGGTGGTCCCTTCCGGTGCGGTCAACGGGATCTGGATCCCTGTGGGGGCGTTGACGGTGACGGTGGTGCCGATCCGGTAGGCCTCGACGTCGCCGTTCGTGACGGCGGTCTGCCAGGCGGTGCGGTTCTGCAGTTCGGTGCCGATCGCGCTCTCCCGCAGGTTCTCCAGCGGGGTGTTGTCGGCGAACAGCGCCTGGTATCCGGCGAGGACCTGGTCCAGGACCGGGTAGAGGACGCGGTCCTCGGCCAGGTTGGACTGGTGCGCGTAGTGCGGGAGCGGGTCGTTGCTGATGGCGTGGCCGAGGTCGGTGGCCGCCTCCTGCGGGACGATGTAGTCGTCGTAGCCGGTGGCGGTGTCCAACGGGGCCGCCAGGCAGGTGGAGTCGGGGTTGTTCTCGCAGACGCCGCTTCCGCCGTCGGCCGTGGAGGTGTAGATCCAGTTGTACTCGTCGGCCATCTCGGCCTTGGTGCCCGCGTTGTAGTACACGTTCATCGGGTAGCGGGGCACGGTGAGCGCGTCGCCGACGGCCCGCTGGCCGCTCTCGCGGGAGTGGTCGGAGGCCGTCCACGTGATGCCGTTGGCCGCGAGGGCGCCGGCCAGGTTCGGGTTGTCGTCGGGCTGCTGCGGCAGCGTCTTGAGGCCCGAGTGCTCACCGGTGACCAGCTCGTCGCGCTCGACCGGAAGGCCGTTCGCCAGCGCCCAGTCGTCATTGTTGGCGATCTCCGCGGAGATGTCGGCCTGGCTCATGTACTGGGTCGTGCCGTCGGCGTTCTTCGCGCAGGTCCACGGCACCGTGGTCAAGTCCTGGACGCAGCCGAGGAATTCGTGCGTGTACGTGTGGTTGATCCAGCGGAAGTCGGCCTTGTCGGCGAGGAGTTGGTCGGTCAGGGCGTCCGTGCCGCCGTTCTCGCTCTTCCAGTCCTCGCCCAGGCCCGCGTTGAAGGCCAGGTCGAAGGTGAAGCCGTGGTCCTGCTCCCACTGGGCCGCGTACGCCGCGTCGGCGGCGGTCATCCGGATCGGCATACTGTCCGAGCCCTCGCCGGACGCGCAGTCGTAGTCGCCTGGCGTGCAGTTGAGCTCGGTGTCCCAGCGGTCGTCGGGTGCGAAGACGTCGTCGACATGCACGGAGAAATAGTTGCGCGCCTGACCGAGGTGCACGCCCTGAGTCAGCCATTCGACGATGCCGCGCGCCAACACCCGGAACTGCTGCTGGTATTGGTTGTACGCGAAGGTCAGCACCAGTTCGCGGCGCCCGTCGTGGGCGTACTCGCCGACCAGGCTGCCGCGCCCGGTGCCGCCCGGTACGGCGGTGTCGACATAGCTCGTGAAACCGGTTCGAGGCGTGGCCACGAAGCCGTAACTCTCCTGCACGGACGCGGAGTTGTCCTCGAACGTGAGCGGCCCGTCAAGATAGCCGAAAGAGCCCGCCTTGCCGTCGGCCGTGACATCTGCCTCATGCCCGTCGAGTGCCCCGGAGTAGGCGGCGTAGTCCAGGCCGACCTCCGGGTGCGCCCACGTGTAGGCGTCGACCTGCGGGATGCCGTACGTCGTCTCGTAGGCCTCCAGCGCGGTCTGTTCCGCCGAACTCGTCCCGAACGGCGCCTCGTTGGGCAGGACGACGCCCTGGTACTTCGCGCGGGGCGTGCCGTCGACCGTGTCGCTCAGGAAGGCCGCGTCGATCGTGGGGCGGCCCGAGTCGTTCAGGTTCACAGTCGTGTACGGAATGCCCTCGCTCTTCAGCTGGGCGGCGATGGCCTCGACGGGACTGTCGCCGTTGTCCACGACGAGTACCTTGAGGTCGATGCGCGGCTCGTCGGCGGCCGACGCTCCGGGTGCCTCAAGGCCCAGCACCAGCAGCCCCGCGGCCGCCAGTAAAGCGGCCCCGGTTCTCCATCCGCGCGTTCTGTGCGCCATGTCGTCCCTCCCCCAAGCGATCCTCCCTGTGGTCGTCTCGCGGAGGATCCGTGGAAATCATGCAAATCGATGAGCATGTCGCCCACATGAACCCCACGAGTGTGGCGCAGGACATCCAGGGTGAGGATCGAGAAGTGGCCACTCCGCTTCCGGTAGGTGAACCCCTCGCGGGAACAGGTGAACCCCCCGCGCGAATGAGCCACGAGACACACGCGCGTACGCTCGTCGTGGGCGCTCCACCAGCCCCCTATGCCCACCACCGCCGCAGGTCGGAAATAGGGTCGGCTGTCGGGCCCGGTCGACCCACCCCGATCGACCACAGGAACTTCACACCGGAAGCGAG
The nucleotide sequence above comes from Streptomyces sp. N50. Encoded proteins:
- the pelF gene encoding GT4 family glycosyltransferase PelF codes for the protein MRTGRHVTMLTEGTYPHVHGGVSTWCDQLVKGMPEVDFHILSLTGSGREPVTWELPSNVYRHTSVPTWGPRPGRHRHGLYGAARRRFVDSYERFLLSFLDPEAHCDFGESLYELAQLARQGRLSAALRTETALRSLMWIWTMPHLATAAARPTVHDALTATDLLEHALRPLGVRIPEDCVAHAVSSGLATLPALAAKKLDGVPFLLTEHGIYLRERYLGYRRDGQRWPVKAFMLGFYRELNSHGYKAADLITPCNQYNRRWEERGGADADKIRTVYNGVDPAAFPHAGPEPEIPTLSWCGRVDPIKDLETLLRAYAAVRAELPETRLRLFGPVPPGGEAYRTRLEKLAAELGVTDGVTFEGRISEVWRAYAAGHVVMLSSISEGFPFSIIEAMSCGRTTVSTDVGGVSEAVGDTGLVVPPREPEKMAAAALTLLRDDERRLKLGELSRQRVIERFTLRRSVDNFRTIYQELAGRPEVYEPTVETVADWTAELRDPWYKAVATDGTDW
- a CDS encoding spherulation-specific family 4 protein, translating into MSQLLVPYYEHPTVRPAEWAAIVAAAPRLYAVVLNPASGPGEAPDPAFAEVASQLRAAEVRLLGYTDTDYGRRPYADVVKDLTHYRDWYGTDGAFLDQVAADQKEFRHYQRIATAAWGTGCATLVLNHGTTPHPSYARIADVLVTFEGPWTTYRRLPPQSWRGTTGIRFGHLVHGVPSDVAFEAEARARGASVHCAVPGVGDHPWGTLPHTLEPLQ
- a CDS encoding adenosylcobinamide-GDP ribazoletransferase, which encodes MSKTSPLDGLRFAFGTLTVLPVRVTRWDREAARAGMLAAPVVGVVVGGCAAGLGLLLLFLGASPLLAAVGSVAVPAVLTRGLHLDGLADTADGLGSGKPAEDALRIMKQSDIGPFGVLALVFVVLGQVAALSQLYGDSWARGAVGAVVSGVAARLALTLAARAGVPAARPEGLGAAVAGVVPVRWALGLGVGVVVVGWAFGAALGIYGVGPAFVVALIVGELLLRHCRRRFGGVTGDVFGGLAESAATAAVVVLSVGG
- a CDS encoding endo alpha-1,4 polygalactosaminidase, producing MRRPTLLPALLLLLLAGCTSTSDDKPTPTPDSGTRWQPRPGVAWQWQLSGRLDTSVDVPVYDIDGFDHSKATVTALHAKGRKVICYISTGAWEDFRPDAKKFPKSVLGKGNGWKGERWLDIRRTDVLEPLMAARLDMCKEKGFDAVEPDNMDGYRNDTGFPLKAADQLRYNRLIAKLAHARGMSVGLKNDLDQIPALVSDFDFAVNEQCAQYDECDTLTPFIKANKAVFHVEYELPTARFCPNSRHLKLSSLLKKPELGAWRRSC
- the cobT gene encoding nicotinate-nucleotide--dimethylbenzimidazole phosphoribosyltransferase; its protein translation is MSSLNLDDFTDLIERPDGGVRRDAEARRERQIVPPGSLGRLDDLGEWLAAAQGAVPVRPVERPRVVLFAGDHGIAELGVSARPAGSAGELVRSVLEGGSPAAVLARRLGVPVRIVDMGLDCDPGALPDAVVKHRVRRGSGRIDIEDALTLEEAAAAFEAGVAVANEEADSGTDLVVLGDVSVGGTTPASVLIAALCGTDASVVTGRGGLAIDDLAWMRKCAAIRDSLRRARPVLGDQLQLLATVGGADLAAMTGFLLQSAVRKLPVILDGVVAAACALVGQRVAFRAPDWWLAGQNSGEPGQAKALDRMALEPLLDHGVTVGEGAGALLALPLVQAAAALAAELPLKPEKLDESAEPEESAEDEKPVDLAVENSEE
- a CDS encoding methyltransferase domain-containing protein, translating into MNSLRTRVSTRVSTLDAYRRHRALARAILRLLPEPESWLDVGTGDAHFPETAKALFPYTSFDGVDPTPRVVRARAAERIEEAYAGHLTDPHITTALHSRYDVVTLLRDRSPAPDPDAELRAALTVLRPAGLLLLEGHPDTLRAQLEPHDCELVTEHRGFQDRLPPPHRVIARRKQQF